The following coding sequences are from one Pigmentibacter sp. JX0631 window:
- a CDS encoding Rpn family recombination-promoting nuclease/putative transposase: MEFELLDIKNDYVFKRIFGEKEDVLIHFLNSVLNYPEDEKIISLTYLNTEINKDQEDDKETRLDVLAKLNNESFVNIEIQVQNTYEYEKRCLYYWAKLYEQQLTSGKKYKTLKPAICIHILNFNFFKHKEHFFTKIKTLDIDTKYIFSSDFQLYFLEVPKIPDQYYNELDKWMHFFKGASKETVMAMQTPEIEKAFNTLEYISQDPVARAKYEARRKYELDYNTDMDGAREEGVQIGFAKGKNEGVQIGFAKGINNRNKEIVLNLLANHFPIEMISKLTDLPISEIEKVKNT, encoded by the coding sequence ATGGAATTTGAATTGCTTGATATTAAAAATGATTATGTCTTTAAACGCATTTTTGGGGAGAAAGAAGATGTTTTAATCCACTTTTTAAATAGCGTGTTAAATTACCCAGAAGATGAAAAAATTATTTCTTTAACTTACTTAAATACAGAAATTAATAAAGATCAAGAAGATGATAAGGAAACTAGGCTAGATGTGTTGGCAAAACTCAATAACGAAAGTTTTGTCAATATAGAAATCCAAGTACAAAATACCTATGAATATGAAAAACGGTGTTTATATTATTGGGCTAAACTTTATGAACAACAATTAACCAGTGGAAAAAAATACAAAACTTTAAAACCAGCTATTTGTATTCATATCTTAAACTTTAATTTCTTTAAACACAAAGAACATTTTTTTACTAAAATTAAAACCTTAGATATTGATACAAAATATATTTTTAGTTCTGATTTCCAACTTTACTTTTTAGAAGTTCCCAAAATCCCCGATCAGTACTATAATGAACTGGACAAATGGATGCACTTTTTTAAAGGTGCTTCAAAGGAGACCGTCATGGCTATGCAAACACCTGAAATTGAAAAAGCATTTAATACACTTGAATATATCAGCCAAGATCCCGTTGCTAGGGCGAAGTATGAAGCCAGAAGAAAGTATGAGCTGGACTATAATACAGATATGGATGGGGCTAGGGAAGAGGGAGTTCAAATAGGATTTGCTAAAGGAAAAAATGAAGGAGTTCAGATAGGCTTTGCAAAAGGAATTAATAATCGAAATAAAGAAATTGTTTTAAACCTTTTAGCCAATCATTTTCCCATTGAAATGATAAGCAAATTAACAGATCTACCTATTTCTGAAATAGAGAAAGTAAAGAATACTTAG
- a CDS encoding carboxymuconolactone decarboxylase family protein yields MLNWEEYRKEIAERVKILAKHSPDTIKGYKTLSEAGNSTNHLTPKIRELIGIAVAVTTRCDGCISVHTKEALKHGATLEEISETLGVAIALNAGAALVYAARVMDAVADHSK; encoded by the coding sequence ATGCTAAATTGGGAAGAATATCGGAAAGAAATAGCAGAAAGAGTTAAAATATTAGCAAAGCACAGTCCTGATACTATTAAAGGTTATAAAACTCTATCTGAAGCAGGAAATTCCACGAATCATTTGACTCCAAAAATTCGTGAATTAATCGGAATTGCTGTTGCTGTTACTACAAGGTGTGATGGTTGCATATCAGTGCATACAAAAGAAGCTTTAAAACATGGTGCAACTTTAGAAGAAATATCTGAAACTCTAGGAGTTGCCATTGCTTTAAATGCTGGTGCTGCCTTGGTATACGCTGCACGGGTTATGGATGCAGTAGCTGATCACAGCAAATAA
- a CDS encoding protoglobin domain-containing protein, with protein MNEEYDEYVKNYFINSPISEFEKYLNFDEKKKETAKKLSSILKENIENVLKDFYEFNLNNEKTKKFFHGSAEVERLMKTNRNYIPYLFSGPFDLEYYSEKIKIGYLHFKKGIPNDAYLASIGTLNSAINKIWKTKFTDIIELFEAQSITTDLLFIEVYFTINTYYSFLEKKLVTEETKVKEILNNIKDAYFIIDKNLLISDVVSRSCHFIFEADIAGKDFPQIFTDSRVKRGDILVLSIKQYFENLFNLDSIFNMFPSTIEFYNKTLKLSYTPILNINKKPEKMVICATDISEHIKNQQVIEDNNAKNVSLIKIIKQKSDFENMLKIIATKNITLLDCDDIATGKTILHEYKNLFATFGLLNISSLISNLELELLAKEHLEKFNVKEFLSLSCCMISDLLKKYLEENYDILGIAS; from the coding sequence AATAGTCCTATTAGCGAGTTTGAAAAATATTTAAATTTTGACGAGAAAAAAAAAGAAACAGCAAAAAAATTAAGTTCAATTTTAAAAGAAAATATTGAAAATGTTCTAAAAGATTTCTACGAATTTAATTTAAATAATGAAAAAACAAAAAAATTCTTTCATGGAAGTGCTGAAGTTGAACGATTGATGAAAACAAATCGCAACTATATTCCTTATTTATTTTCTGGACCATTTGATCTTGAATATTATTCAGAAAAAATAAAAATTGGCTATTTACATTTTAAAAAAGGCATTCCAAATGACGCATATTTGGCCTCAATAGGTACTCTTAATTCCGCCATTAATAAAATATGGAAAACTAAATTTACAGATATTATAGAACTATTTGAAGCGCAATCTATCACAACTGATTTATTATTTATTGAAGTTTATTTTACTATTAATACTTACTATTCATTTTTAGAAAAAAAACTAGTAACTGAAGAAACTAAAGTAAAAGAAATTTTAAATAATATAAAAGATGCTTACTTCATAATTGATAAAAATTTATTAATCAGTGATGTTGTATCAAGATCTTGCCACTTTATTTTTGAGGCAGATATTGCCGGAAAAGACTTTCCTCAAATTTTCACAGATTCTCGTGTAAAAAGAGGAGATATTTTAGTTTTATCTATTAAACAATATTTTGAAAACTTGTTTAATCTTGATTCCATTTTCAATATGTTCCCTTCTACAATAGAGTTCTATAATAAGACGTTGAAATTATCTTATACTCCTATCCTAAATATCAACAAAAAACCTGAAAAAATGGTAATATGTGCTACAGATATTTCTGAACATATAAAAAATCAACAGGTCATTGAAGACAATAATGCGAAAAATGTTTCACTCATTAAAATTATTAAACAAAAAAGCGATTTCGAAAATATGTTAAAAATTATTGCAACAAAAAATATTACTTTATTAGATTGCGATGATATTGCTACCGGAAAAACAATACTTCATGAATATAAAAATCTTTTTGCCACTTTTGGGTTGCTGAATATTTCATCACTTATTAGCAATCTTGAACTTGAGTTACTTGCTAAAGAACATCTTGAAAAATTTAATGTAAAAGAGTTTCTATCCTTATCTTGTTGTATGATATCAGACCTATTAAAAAAATACTTGGAAGAAAATTACGATATTTTAGGAATTGCAAGTTAA